Within Telopea speciosissima isolate NSW1024214 ecotype Mountain lineage chromosome 8, Tspe_v1, whole genome shotgun sequence, the genomic segment GAATTTAGCTGGAGAACATGTTCAAGATCAATATCACGCAAGTCAGCGTGGTAATTCAGGTGACACTTCACATGGGAGCAAACCAAGAAAGTTGCGCTTGTTGACTGATATAATAAGAAGAGAAGCACTTGCTACATCGGATAATCTTTATTACACTGAAGGAGATGCAACAACTGGTTGCATGAAGACAGAAGGTGCTCAATCTAAAGCAACACCAGATGCACCCTCTGGGATGGGTGTATATCCTGTTACCGACAATCAGGTGGCTTTCCAAGGAATTGATAAAAAGGTTATTCTGGGtaagaaaaagaaacacaaaCTTCCACAGGATGAAGATGAGGGTTCTTCCAAAATGGGTAGGCAAAGTGGAGTGACTGAAAATATTAAAATCCGTAAGGAAGATTCTGAAATTAAAAACACAGATAATACAATTGCTAATGGTAAACTAGCAGGAGATGCATCTGTCCTGATAGGTTTACATCCTGGTTACAAAAGTTTTTTGGGAAAGCATAGAAATGGTAAAAAACCTATCCTGGGTAAGGAGGAAAAGGAGATGATGTCTCAGGTTGAAGATAGTTTGTCTTCCTTGGCACCTCATTACGAGGTTATTTCCAAAGAGGCTGAAGTTAGGAAAGATGCAAAAATCAAGTGTATGGGGACTGAACATGTTTCCATTAAATCATTACTAGGTGGAGTTGCAGGGAAAGAGTTGAATCCGGGCGCCCAAAGTTGTGTAGCTGCTGAACAGAGAACACAAAATCTTGTTCTGGATAAGAAGAAAAGTAAGGTGCCTCAAGTTGAAGATGAGAAGTCTTCCATAATGCCTTGGCAAGAGAGCGTGCCACACAAAGAGATCATAAAGAGATACCTTGACAGGAAGCGCAAGATTACTCCATCTGATGGTTTGAAATCTGTTCGAGTTCCATGTACTGGAAGAGGTATACAGCATGGTCTTGAACATCATATGCAGACCCATAGAAAGGGTACTCTGAATAAGAAGCAAAAGAACTTCCCTCAAGTTGACTGTAGGATTACAGTCCCTGGTGAAAGTGGTAGTTCTTCTTTCATTTGCTGGCCAAAGGTACAGTCTTTATGCATATATGTGCTCTAAAATATATAGTGTGCTTATTACTCCATATTGAAACATCCTCATTCTGATTAATACTTAACCTTCTCTGTTATATATGACCATTTGGTGGCGGCTTGAGCAGGTTTTTGATAACCTATCTACCTTAGAAAGATGTAATTGATCATGCAGATTATTTCTTCCTATTCCTGACTTCAAATATCAAACATGTATCCCTGATGTGGTAGTTCGTTTAGTTTTCAaacatatgttttttttcttgtaaattcTCGGTTTCCATTTTAGATTAATATCAACTTTTATCTTATATGTATATGTGGTGGGTTTTCATGGGAAATCATAGAGGGATATATTTAATCTGTTTAATTTAGTGTAATACACCCCCTGCCTCTTACCACTGATGTGAATCCCAACACCTGCCCCCCAAACTTGTTCTGTGGCATTTCACCAAAATATCATGTGGTAATTGAGCATAAATGCTAGAAAAACATACAATCATCTATGCCGTAAATAACTGAGCATGTCAGTCCATAGAAAGAGCCATACACTCTTAAATTATTCTTAAATAGTAACATTATATCTCGGTAAGAGATCAACTTACAACGACATTAGAGAAGTTCCTGTTTGTGCTTCTCGTGTTTTCAGACTACACTTTGttactaaatttttttgggagaggggggggggggagaggggagaacTAATCTCCTTGTTTACAGAAATAATTAGTTCAATCAGAATTACAATGGTGTTCATCTTTCTGTGCAGGTTCCAGAAGAGGATCACTAACATTAGAAAAATGATTCTCCTCCTACCTATCTTATAGATTCCAGGAAGTCAGCTGGTTCTTATTGGTTAACTTCCCGCCATGTATGAATAACTTCATTGAAATCAAAGCTTGATAAGTGCTATATAATTTGACTAAGTTAGATCTTGTTCTCCATAAGTTCCATAACTACCCTATTGTTTACTGAGGACCTGAACCTATAGGAAAAAACTGTTTATAGGCTTCATCTTTGGAAGAATTGCACTTAGCTCAGCCAGAAAACTTGATGACTCTCCAATTACCTGCATAAGATTTTGGATCAGTATATTCCGTAGTATATGTTAAATGGGTTGTGCACTTTGTGAAGTAAAATCACTAATAAAATTTGAGTCTAGTTTTCTTCATGCGGATAGTTTATAGTTTAGCTGTTGGTACCTGTGCTGAGAATTTTTATGTTACAATGCAATATGCATATTTATATAAGCTTATGTGTAtaatttgctttattttttcctGCTTTTTCCTCCTCTGTTGCTTAATGATTTTTATCTTGTAGATTGGCTTCTGTAGATAATCCTACTCAACTGTTATGTATGTATTTACAGAGAActatatatttacatatttcAGGATTCCTTTAATGCGTGTAATTATGGGAATGCGACTAATGTTGAAGAGCCTTCTAAACTTTCAATGGATCAATGTGATCAAGTGGCCAATAAGATATCCGAACAGGCAGCTTCAGATGATATACCCATGGAAATTGTGGAACTCATGGCCCGAAATCAGTATGAGAGGCGTCTTTATTATGCCAAAGATGCTACAGAGAACAGGTACTGCTTGTCAGAAACAACTGAGAAAGTTATAGATTCTGGGCTAACAGATTCCACTGAAGCCCTTGGGAATGAGATGTTGAGATTACTCCATGAGAAGAAGTCTAACTTGCAGAAGTCTCAGTCCAGCAAAGAAAAAGATAGCATTTGTTCAGGTCCTAGAGAGGGACTCACCAAACAAAAATCGGATGCCTTACCTTCTAGTTTTGATGGAAAATACAGAAGCATCAATTTCAGTACAAGCCGACTAGAACAAGGTCAGGCCTCTAGTGGATTTAAGGCATTTCCACAGCATCAAGGAAAGCTACCAAGTCAAGTCCAGTTTCCTGTCATTGGTTCAAGAAGAAGCTGTGGTACTGAAAATTGTACTTGGGATGGTGATATGGTTGGGCAAAGATGCTGCAGTACCTCTGCTCAGTCGTCAGGTGCATATCATACTTCTCAGGTACCTTTACAACAAAGTGCATTTATGGAATCACAATCTGTTTGGTCCTCAGGCCCAAATCGAACGCCTCTTGAATATAATAGCCCTCAGAAGTCGGTTACTGGAGTGAGTAATTCAAACAGGCTTTCTCAGTCTCCTAATCCATTACCTAAGGGATATGTGAATTGGGAGACGAACGAGGGGGTTCATCCGGATTATCTGTCTGCTTGCACAGACAAGGGAAATGTTTATTATCCAAAAATGAGAGGGCCATTAGATTTATATGCTAATGAGACATTATCAGCAATGTATTTGCTCAAACTCATGCATGCAGGAGTGGGCTCAAGTAGTCCCCGAAATATGAATGATAATCCAGAGAGGTTCCCTAAAGATCATCCATTTCCCCATGACCAGATTATCAATGAATTGACTGGGCTAGAGGCTAGTGTGTCGAAGTCCAACAGGGCCTTGGTCGACAAACCTTCATGTGATTACCATGGTAAAAGTTACCATGTAGGAAAATCCCATGAACATTTTCCTCCAGTTTCTATTTCCAGggctgttgattctccagtatCGAAGGATGTTAGTTTTCAAAGGACTGCTGGGTTTTCAGGTGGTTTTTTGACCAAACAATTGCCTCGTTCCCTAAAACATCAAGCAAGAGAGGGCAAGAAAAGATCCTATTCACCTGCACAAACTCAAGGCCCCAAATTTCACATGTCTGCCTCCATAGATTGTCCTACAAATGAAAATCGTGAATATGTGGTCCATGATTTGAAGAAAGGATTTCTGTGTCTGCAAGCTTCGGATTCTACAAAGTTTCCTGAACAACCTCAGACAGAGGAAGGTTCAACAAAACATGTTCAACTGAAGGTCAGTAGAAAAGATGAAACAGTTTCTCCTGTGGAAAGAATAAGTGGGATTGAGAGCTGCACACTTAACAGGAACCCAGCCGACTTTACCATACCAGAAGCTGGAAATATTTACATGATTGGAGCTTCAGACCTGAAGTATAGGAAGAAGAGACCATCAAGGGAAAGTGGTGACCTGGTTAATAGGGATGGGCATAAGCGacagaagaaaatgaagcttACAACAATAAATGAGCACAAACAGCTTTAGATCTTGTTAAAACACTTTTCAAGACTTCACTAGTAGTACCAACTACCACCTTACTGTCATGCAGTTAATTGTCAGGTGAAGAACTGCATCTATTTAACCCACTCTGGTTGAGGCAAGTGCGTACCACAGCAGTACCAGAACCATTTCTTGGATTTGGTCCTCAATTGGCAGGAGTCGTGTAAATGTTCTAGAAAACTCTATAAGAAGCTCTGCAAGTATGCATAACTGAACTGTAAATTTCAGACTCACATGTACCAAGTCTACTGATCTTTGTTTATGGTCTACCATAAGTTCAAAGCTAAGAATTTCAAGCTGTGCAGTGAAGCAGGTAAGGATGGGACATGAAAATTCTCATTTTCTTGCATAAAGATGCCTCATGATTATCAGATTTGAGTCTAATGTCGACTTTCTGCTATTTACAGGTCTTATGAAATCTTCTTGGTTTCTATTGCCTCTCAAAGTTTTCAAGTTTCCACTCAGGTGTAGATCTTTACAGTATTGCTCTCTGTGTGTTCCTAGCACAAATCAGCTATTGAGGACACAGTCAATAATAAACATGTATTATGTAGTGAAATCTCAAATCTTTAATAATGACTTGCGTATCTTCATATGGTTTTTATAGATCTGGAAAAAGCCTACGACAAAGTTCCTAGAGAGCTAATCTGGAATatattagagaagagaagagtgtCATGTAAGTACgtagacataattaaagatatgtatgttGATGTTGACTAGTGTTAGAACACCGGggggccaaagtagtgaattcccaatatcaagtgggttacaccaaggatcagccttgagcccctatttgtttgcacttgTCATGGATGACTTAACCAGGAACATACAAGGAGAGGTTCCATGGTGtcttataaaaattaaaaaaaaaaaaattaatttttttacatttttaccccctGGCCATACAgttggattggatcggtattgAGATCGGTCTCaatcgataccgatccgatccaaccaAAATCGACCGATCTgatccaatacctcaaaccatgctcgtgGATGTTTCTGATTGGTCTACGAATTTGACCACGCTTCTACCAAATTTGGTGCCCATTCACGGTCGTGTTTCCACCAAATTTGGTGCACACCTAGCTGACAGTGGCAGCAATCATGGACATGTTTCCACCACATTTGGTGCCCACCAAACTGACAGTGGCAGCAATCATGGCGGGCGTGGGaacatggttttagtaatcggtattgtGACCGGGATCGGTCTTGGTCAATATCGATTTGGATCGCCCTGAAtttaccttatttttctttcaaaaagcAAATCggattttctatatatatattttatccCTTAGTTCCCACTAATTCATTGGTACGGATTCACCCAAAACGGTATCACCATCTGTCAATTCTGATACGAATTATCCGATTTGGACAATCAAATACCGATTTCTCAAACCATGGATGAGAAAGGAAATGGTATCAGGGCTGATGGAATTCTTAACATAAAGAAATTTCTCGAAGGGCTGGGAATCCATCCAGTTTCTTAGTTGATTtacttggtgacaacaagatccACCCTGAGACCTTAGGGTCAGCCATCTAAGGACCCCCTGATTGTTTTGTCCTCAGAAGCCATTTATTTAGAAGTGAGATGAAATAAACTTTACAGGGAGACATTAACCTTCACCATGATACGTACGTAAACATTATTGACTTCACCAGTAGTCATGTGGCAAGAACATGGGAGACATTGGTGAGTCCATGTTATAGAGGATCTTGTCCCCGTCTCACTTGTAAATTTTCAACTCAATAAAAGTAGATAATGCGGATTGAATCATGGTTCAAAGTTAtgaaaaatttacaaaaataccatACGCGACCAAGTCATTTATGGGGTTCTAGGAGGGTACGACAGTCATTTCACACGTCCTGTATCAAGACGCAGGGGCGGCGTGCGATGCGCGACCGGATGGCATTCTCTTGCTCTATTTAATAATAGAGGTTAGTGGGCATGTTTGTAAGTTTTTGTAACTTTGGAGACATTTTTATAgcatgttcattttctgttgaAATTTAACCAATGTGATGGGTGAAGAGCTTTTAAAACATGGAGCCATTCAAATAACGATTAATTGCTTGTCAAGTGACAAGTTGAAAACTTAAAAAATCCACCAACCCTAAATTATGATATATGAAATATAATTGTCTCACTCACTCTCAAACGTATTGACTAGGTGATTAATTTTTTGATGGAGACTGATTAATTTGTACTTTACTTTTGCAACCAAAATATCACTAAAAAGTTTGTTCACCTCCTACCTTGTCTACGTTGAGGGCCATGTCTTACTACTTCCTATCAAACACTCCATTTGAATTTCTTTCTCTCGTTCATTTCACATTATTTCACTTTATCCCTAGAAATTCTATCTCACTTCGCTTCATTTCCAACCAAACGTGGCGAAGGACCTTGGGTTAAGAAGTGTGAACTTGGAAAATGTTTCATTGCTGGGAAAATGGGCTTTGAAAGTTCCCTAGCGAATCAGAGATGTGGCACAACAAATGGAATCAAGGTTTAAAAGCCTGCAATCAGGATCCGAACTGGTCCCATCTAATTCCGATCGGATTGGATCAGAATCAGCCTCAGAATCAGTATATTCCAGGCATCTAGGATTTTTTTCCTTACAAGATCGCCCAAGCCAGATCAGGGAGCATTGGAAAACCCTGCATGTAATGGTTGCAATTCGGGTTAATAGGGTTGACCACACTGATCCTTGGAAGAACAAGAGAAATGCTTACCTCACATCCCTCGAAACAAGAAGCTAAAATTTTCCCTCCCCTCAGCGGCTCAGTCTTTCACGGCCATTTAAAGGTAAGACACGATTAGGAAATTGGTCATCAAAGATTCAATACATATAAGAATTCAaaattaaggctgtgtttgacATGCATTCTCGGAATGATTTCTGGGTCTAAAACACattctgaaataaaaaaatagagaagaatcagGATTCAGAATGTGTTTTAGACCCCAGAATCTATTCCGTGAATGAAGTTGGAACCAGGCTATTCAAGCCCCACACTAATAAGAAGAATCTAGAAATAACAATAGTTAAAATACTAGTTGTAATAGAATCAGGACTCACATGAGGCAAAACTAAATGGCTATAGTAGAGCTATCATACAGAGACACATCCCAATTGAGGTTTTGTATCGTCAACTACTAATACAATAAAAACCATCATCAATACAGGATTCATAACATAGTTGTTACCGCGGCTAGGAGACCCAAGGTGTTGAAGGGGACCTGGACGCAAGGCAATACCAACATGGCGACCAAGGCTCCTGGATGCCAAGGCGAttgtcttgacaactatgatccatAATTTTAATATCTTGTAATTAAATTGTGTTCAAGAGAAGCGAATGGAGAATCCAGTACCAGTGGTGGAAAAATCAACTCTGCCAAATTCATCAAAATCTGAATCTGAATCCATGTCCTTGTAGTCACACCATACCCCAGGGGAGCTCTCATCTGGCCCACTATTTGTAGATGGAATCCTCAGCTCGTTTACTGGAACTGGTAGAGGCTCTTGATTGAAGTACCTGTCATTGAGCAGTTCCATTGCAGTAGCTCTGCTCCCTGGGTCATAACAAACAAGTCTCTTCACTATGTAAATTTCATCTGAGGAACGGTTTGGAAGGCATGATTCCAAACCAAGTGGATTTTCTACCTTACCAAAGGATATCTTCCCATAATCAGGAAGTTTACAACAACTTTGCCAAGTTTCCTCAGTTAAGTTGCCCAACACATTTATGATCCTGCTAAGCTGATCAATGTCTGATGTTCCAGGGAAAAGAGGCTCCAAATTGAGAAGCTCTGCAAAAATACAACCCAATGACCACAgatcgatctcttgcccataggATGTAGATCCATATAGTAGTTCAGGGGCCCTGAACCACCGAGTTCCAACACAAGATGTGAGGGCACCTGATACGTGTTCTCCACCTTCGTCATCATAGGAATAAGAACCATTGAGAGGATCTTCTTCCATATCACTCGTGGTGCAAGTAGCAAAACAAGATGTGCCTCCATCATGAAAGTTACTCTCTTTATCAGCTTCATCCTTAGCTCCGAGGTCATCCACTTCAACTGAAATTTCAGCTTTAATCATTGTTATCTGTTCTTGGTTTTGAGATCCTTCCATGTGAGAATTGTCTGCTTCTTGAATGAATTCAGGCTGTTGAGGCAGCCATGTCTGATCTAGAGTATTTTGCCCGTCTGGATGATCTTCCACAGCAGTAAACCCAGGCCCGAGAAGTATCCTTGACTGGCAAACCAACCACCAATCAAACTACACATTTCTATTCCTAGGGGAAAATGTACACtcatatataaagaaagaaTGAAAGTTCAAGTCTgagccaaaaacaaaaagaaaattaaaaaaaaaaaggatcataGGAAACATATAGAAGTATACGTTTTATGAAGCCTTGGGATTTCAAATGGAAGGTTGAACCAACAAACTGCTATGGTGTGCTTTCACCGTTTTAGACCGCGTGCATCTACGAGGAGATATATGAACACCGCTCAAAATATAGGTCTAACATATCTCTAATTTTGCGAAACCATCCTTGGCCTACAACTGAAACCCCACTCAAGAATCAAAGTTGTGTCTAGACTGGAAACCTGTATTGATAGATAGAAGAACCTGTGTGCCAAGGAACTGATACAATGGCTTTGACCCTTGAATCTGCCCATGATCAAGTTTTCCAGATTCATGTTTACTTCATCACCCTAGCATTCGAAGTCTTAACTATTGGATCTTAAGCACTACTAGAGAGCATTTTTCATGTCTGTGGCTTCCGTGTGATGATGATTTATAGAAGTTGTGCTTTATGCTGAATTTGACTGGGAAAGGTTTCCAACTGATGGTTTTGAACCTTTCATcagaaggggggaaaaaaactgATAGACTTTGTATTTGCAAAATCTCAAAAGGGCAATAAAAATGGGTGACTAGTGCAGTGACATGTTCACACAGAAAGAAGCAGAAACTAATCTAAAGAAGTGATGCAGATAATAGGTACTCACAGACATACCAACGTAGGAGGAGAACCAGGCCAAGTACTAAGCCTACGGTTCTGGTTCAATTCTGAACCAGCAGTGGTTCACCCACTTAGCCTAGTTGGACTCTctgtattctttattttattagggttttagtatatatAGAACTCTTCCTATTGACTTGCAATACGGAGAGATTTCCTAGTTTGGtttgtcttttgtctttccTTGTTAACAACTTCTCTGATTCTAGCTTACCTTATCGAAACCTGTCTAGTCTTTGCTGatctataaataaagagaaggggtacaactttccatccacagacagATGGCCAGACAATGGCTGTCAACCGCAGTTTGGGCAATTTGCTACGTTGCCTTGTTCGAGATTAGGAGAAGACCTGGAAATCCATACTTGACATTGCCGAGTTTGCATATTTCAGTAAACAGAAATACAGGTCTGATTGCTTTTGAGATTGTTCTTGGTTCAACCTAAGGAGCCGGTTGATCTTGTTCTCCTTCTGCCTGAAGCACTAGTCAATATTGAAATGGATGAGTTCATACGCCACATCATAGAGGTACACACCGACGTTCAACGATGGATAGCCTTAAGCAATGAAGCCTACAAAGCTTCGGTTGATCGTCATCGTAGCTACGTGGAGTTTCAACTAGGTGACCTAGTTATGGTTCGCATTGCTCTAGAGAAATTCCCTCCTGGTATAAACACAAAGCTCCACCCATGCAAGATGGGTCCCTATAAGGTCCTTAAGAAAGCTGGACTTAATGCTTATGTATTAGAATTGCCTGGACATATGGTCATAAGCAACATCTTGAATGTAGCTGACCTTACAATTTACTTGGGTCACTGTTTACACTCTATTTTTACAAATTTTGTTTCGGTTATACATGCTTTAAGGCCGTGCATTGCACGTTACCATCAAAGAGGTtcctttttgaatttgaataacGAAATGGGAAGGTGGTGCAAGAGATTGTGGATAGTTACTAACCACCTAAGGatgttcaaattcaaattcaaaaatgaGAAATGGAAGTTGGTTGAACTACCACAACCGCCAAGGGAGCAATTATAAAGGAGGGGATGTAAAGAAGAAGGGGTCAACACCAACAACACTCTTCACAATttatctttttatctttcatcATCTCATCTTTTCAGATGTAGATGTTTATCCTGTAATTTTTTGTTAGAGTTAGATTCTAGCCCCCAATGTCTCATTGGCCCGTGTTCAAGAGGCATTCATGTAgtaggtcttgcttggagaataactccagcaatATTGTTTTTTGGCtcgtgtttcagaagacaatcatcaaaatcaagttgcaagcttcgACAGTTCATCGCCAAACAAGATGCGAGCATTTCAACGGATGCGCTACTGGCAACAAAAGATTTGGTGTGGTTAGTGTAGTTTAGTATAGTTCAACGGTCCGTGGATGGTCAAGTGTAAGCGTTTTCAATGGCTATGTTACTGTCAAGTaatcaatttgatttttaatctgcttcctttgcttcttccattgtgattttcttttccttaaaatCCTTGGAGCAATCAAGCACTGGAAAGATCTCATATTCGTCCTGGATAGAAGTTGGATTTTATTCCATCACATCTCATTGAGTCGTATGACTCTGGCATGCTCACACTATCTTCACTACGTGCGTGTGTGTAGTAGGTGTTGGGTTTttccaccaacacattttggtaAATGCTCGCATCTTGCTTAGCGATGAACTGTCGAAGATTGCAACTTGATTTTGATgattgtcttctgaaacacgaACCAAAAAACAATGTTGcaggagttattctccaagcaagacctacatGAATGCCTCTTGAACATGGGCCAATGAGACATTGGGGCTAGAATCCAACTCTAGCAAAAAATTACAGGATAAACATCTACATCTGAAAATATGAGATgatgaaagataaaaagataaATTGTAAAGAGTGTTGTTGGTGTCGACCCCTTTCTTCTTCGCAACCCCTACTTTTATAATTGCTCCCTTGGCGGTTGTGGTAGTTCCACCaactttcacttctcatttttgaatttgaatttgaacatCCTTAAGTGGTTAAGTAACTATCCACAATTTCCTACACCACCTTCCCACTTTgttattcaaatttaaaaaggaaCCTCTTTGATGGCAACGTGCAATGCATGGCCTTAAAGCATGTATAACCGAAACGAAATTTGtaaaaatagggtgtaaacaatgccccttGCAACCATTGTGGACGATGCTATAAAATCCATATGCGGTTGCATAAGAATCTCTGTCCCTATTCGCTCAGTCTCCTTTTGATGATTCCCTGTTAGATAtataggccagaataccgtaggggtactctggtcctttcctccttttgttttattctcttatgtttattctttcttttactaTGTAGGGGCATATTTGTCCATGTACTTTTGTCttattagtataaataaagggcttagggaatcaaattgattcacttaagcattaatcCTATTCTGTTTTGAttacatggcatcagagccacgATATCTCTGATctgttttcaaaaacaaaaccccaccctcccatcgtgttatcctctctttcccttctctctcgatcttttttcttccccttctccttgcttcttttccttctctaagggcagcactacaagAGGTGATCacatgatctagttgctgccctcttcccacctctttttttcttttttttcatgaCCTATTGTTCCTGTTCGATGGCTGCTGCTGGTTCTTCCCTGCGGTAATTGgagtttccaatttttttttaagatcagGCCCTGTGATTTATTGGGACTGTTTCTCCCTATATTGGAGACCTTCTGTGACAATGGACTGCTGCTATCACACTTCATACAGGTGCTGAAGACCCCTTCTCCCATTCGATCTCtttctttcagggtttttctcCCACAAAACCCTGTACATTCTCGATTTTGGGACTAGGGCTGCTTACGGCTGCTCTTTcactttggatttttttttatctgaggCATTCCCTGCAGGCTCTTGGACAGATTCAGACAGGCTTCTTCTGCAAcaggttttttttgggttccccTCCCCACAtcgatttctcttttttgggtttttttctaaaaccctaacaccATCGATCTTTGGGGGGGGGTCTCCTCTATTGCTGCTGCATTTTTTGGGGGTGTGTTTCTCATCACAGAGGGGCACTCGGCTTTGTTCTCAGcccttgtttttgtttgttttgggcTTCTCTCCATCACAGCCCTTCTCAGCACTATGGGGGATTCCACTGATGTTTCAACTGCCACCTCTGATCAGGGTAGCCATGATAAATCTGATTATCGTGATCTTCATCCTAACCCTATCAAGTTAGATGGCAGCAACTACCTGCTGTGGTCCCAATCTGcatcttttgctattgctggaaGGGGCCtcactggccatattgatggctCTATACCTATGCCAACTGCTCCAGGTGCTGCCCAGACTagatggcttgccaacaatggcattcttatgtcctatttggtgggctctatgacttcagaccTTGCACAGAGTTTTCTCCTCCTTGATAcggcttctcagatttggtcTGCCTGTAGGGAgacatatggacagcttggtaatgatgctcaggtttatgaacttCGCAAAAGGGTCCTTTATACTACTCAAGGGGAATTGACTGTCTCTAA encodes:
- the LOC122671233 gene encoding protein EMBRYONIC FLOWER 1-like; translated protein: MDESVMGDGNHTTSDLTTPVVKSFIGLIESRPSELNNADKTLNTDRCAHFSIRGYVAEVRRKDRKICWPFPTVGNCNKLEEQTLPPLHVPEFRWWSCQNCLRKIEAKDVPIGTGLLTNCSNIACKTKTTTSGVPFTLFCGDAQKLHSGFQQSSELNIVDGRKSSSDVSLRVNNAEHCPALFETIKEKGAELEHPVTKDIHRLTDGIPEENMNLAICKSTCSPKKYDTSPEGVNFTNGGTFSTNFQIGKKGCDLFSNETAIASPSNSHQKRALEVASLKSKGYELVNSSSEIFHKESVTLKSKGDELVNNSMEIFHREEPEFSRINLTKINGEHKDVVTSSVISEVDKEASNAVMCQNRKRQSLVSIDSSSESDENLAGEHVQDQYHASQRGNSGDTSHGSKPRKLRLLTDIIRREALATSDNLYYTEGDATTGCMKTEGAQSKATPDAPSGMGVYPVTDNQVAFQGIDKKVILGKKKKHKLPQDEDEGSSKMGRQSGVTENIKIRKEDSEIKNTDNTIANGKLAGDASVLIGLHPGYKSFLGKHRNGKKPILGKEEKEMMSQVEDSLSSLAPHYEVISKEAEVRKDAKIKCMGTEHVSIKSLLGGVAGKELNPGAQSCVAAEQRTQNLVLDKKKSKVPQVEDEKSSIMPWQESVPHKEIIKRYLDRKRKITPSDGLKSVRVPCTGRGIQHGLEHHMQTHRKGTLNKKQKNFPQVDCRITVPGESGSSSFICWPKDSFNACNYGNATNVEEPSKLSMDQCDQVANKISEQAASDDIPMEIVELMARNQYERRLYYAKDATENRYCLSETTEKVIDSGLTDSTEALGNEMLRLLHEKKSNLQKSQSSKEKDSICSGPREGLTKQKSDALPSSFDGKYRSINFSTSRLEQGQASSGFKAFPQHQGKLPSQVQFPVIGSRRSCGTENCTWDGDMVGQRCCSTSAQSSGAYHTSQVPLQQSAFMESQSVWSSGPNRTPLEYNSPQKSVTGVSNSNRLSQSPNPLPKGYVNWETNEGVHPDYLSACTDKGNVYYPKMRGPLDLYANETLSAMYLLKLMHAGVGSSSPRNMNDNPERFPKDHPFPHDQIINELTGLEASVSKSNRALVDKPSCDYHGKSYHVGKSHEHFPPVSISRAVDSPVSKDVSFQRTAGFSGGFLTKQLPRSLKHQAREGKKRSYSPAQTQGPKFHMSASIDCPTNENREYVVHDLKKGFLCLQASDSTKFPEQPQTEEGSTKHVQLKVSRKDETVSPVERISGIESCTLNRNPADFTIPEAGNIYMIGASDLKYRKKRPSRESGDLVNRDGHKRQKKMKLTTINEHKQL
- the LOC122671237 gene encoding cyclin-dependent kinase F-1-like; its protein translation is MDPPSKSWSIYGRPEITQRYEILEQIGSGAYSDVYRARRRSDDIIVALKEVHDYQSSFREIEALQTLQNSPNIIVLHEYFWREDEDAVLVLEYLRTDLASVIRETKRSWENRISVGEIKRWMIQILHGIDACHRNAIVHRDLKPCNLLISSEGVLKLADFGQSRILLGPGFTAVEDHPDGQNTLDQTWLPQQPEFIQEADNSHMEGSQNQEQITMIKAEISVEVDDLGAKDEADKESNFHDGGTSCFATCTTSDMEEDPLNGSYSYDDEGGEHVSGALTSCVGTRWFRAPELLYGSTSYGQEIDLWSLGCIFAELLNLEPLFPGTSDIDQLSRIINVLGNLTEETWQSCCKLPDYGKISFGKVENPLGLESCLPNRSSDEIYIVKRLVCYDPGSRATAMELLNDRYFNQEPLPVPVNELRIPSTNSGPDESSPGVWCDYKDMDSDSDFDEFGRVDFSTTGTGFSIRFS